A window of the Lujinxingia vulgaris genome harbors these coding sequences:
- a CDS encoding LTA synthase family protein: protein MLDLLNHRTLAAQRRFLLLNALPILLLLLGLKSARVFKRAQLEGVLGALDLFKSELLFGLGFALIGVALLGLARSPRIRTISHFALGVVAALVAAVEIVAHHFYMSTGSTLDASLLMFSLNNFDETWNVVSSEVPVWTLGGLIVAVIFFLLGPALLSRGKVLEPAPEERLPSGAMLAGSVCLIALACTPPLAEPYAPFARTSVVNLGMSALDLNADDDVVVEARPDLSKASLVQSPPPETGRPKHVALIVLESTRARSTSVYNPELATTPFLAELAEKSLVAERAHAVVPHTSKALVATLCGIEPRLNMPITESYPGALPARCLAALLGEQGYATGFFQSATEHFEGRRQLIDNMGYDYFLPVNEMETRGFEKANYFGYEDDIMLKPSRAWLSEQKHRPTFLTYLTLTPHHDYLAPERYGHHDFEPDEELNDYHNTIRYVDHFVANVMAQYKELGLYDDTLFVIVGDHGEGFGEHGRRQHDNVIYEEGLHIPMMLYSPALPELAGRVQPPVSQVDLLPTIASLLGFDLDADYPGFDLREAPVERSIFSHCWYERRCMASIRGDDKYIHHFGAQPDERFDLGRDPLEATSVLTRHDDNAARERELHTWRASVNAWHERHSLQLLDGKILDAMPPVEHEVNVTLGEFARIRGYALSTDALRPGRKATITYVFEALKPIPEGWLLFVHGNGPHKTKNLDHVPVNGLYPLHRWKPGQFIVDEQIFHVPRDWRDGEFNLRLGIYHPEEGRVDVSGDVPITDDKRATLFTVPVRR from the coding sequence ATGCTCGACCTCCTGAACCACCGCACCCTGGCAGCCCAACGGCGCTTTTTGTTGCTCAACGCCCTGCCCATTCTTCTTTTGCTGCTGGGGCTGAAGAGCGCGCGAGTCTTCAAACGCGCGCAGCTTGAGGGAGTGCTCGGCGCGCTGGATCTTTTTAAATCGGAGCTGCTCTTCGGGTTGGGCTTTGCGCTCATCGGTGTCGCGTTGCTGGGGCTCGCGCGCTCGCCACGTATTCGCACCATCTCGCACTTTGCGCTGGGCGTGGTCGCCGCGCTGGTGGCGGCGGTCGAGATCGTGGCGCACCATTTTTATATGTCGACCGGCTCCACCCTGGACGCCTCGCTGTTGATGTTCTCGCTCAACAACTTCGACGAGACCTGGAACGTGGTCTCCAGCGAGGTGCCGGTGTGGACGCTGGGCGGGTTGATCGTGGCGGTCATCTTCTTTTTGCTCGGGCCGGCGCTTTTATCGCGAGGCAAGGTGCTGGAGCCGGCCCCGGAGGAGCGCTTGCCTTCCGGAGCGATGTTGGCCGGGTCTGTTTGCCTGATCGCGCTGGCGTGCACGCCGCCCCTGGCCGAGCCCTACGCGCCCTTTGCGCGGACCTCGGTGGTGAACCTGGGGATGAGCGCGCTTGATCTAAACGCCGATGATGACGTGGTGGTTGAAGCGCGTCCCGACCTCTCAAAAGCCTCATTGGTGCAATCCCCCCCCCCCGAAACCGGTAGACCGAAGCACGTCGCGCTGATCGTGCTGGAGTCGACCCGCGCCCGCTCGACCTCGGTCTATAATCCGGAACTCGCTACAACGCCCTTCCTTGCGGAGCTGGCCGAGAAGAGCCTGGTGGCCGAGCGCGCCCACGCCGTGGTGCCGCATACCTCCAAGGCGCTCGTGGCCACGCTCTGCGGCATCGAGCCGCGGCTGAACATGCCCATCACCGAGTCCTACCCGGGGGCGCTTCCGGCGCGCTGCCTGGCCGCGCTCCTTGGCGAGCAGGGCTACGCCACGGGCTTTTTCCAGTCGGCCACCGAGCATTTTGAGGGGCGGCGCCAGCTCATCGACAACATGGGCTATGACTACTTTTTGCCCGTCAACGAGATGGAGACCCGCGGCTTCGAGAAGGCCAACTATTTTGGTTATGAAGACGATATTATGCTCAAGCCCAGCCGGGCCTGGCTGAGCGAACAAAAACATCGCCCCACCTTTTTGACCTACCTGACCCTGACTCCGCACCACGACTATCTGGCCCCGGAGCGCTACGGGCATCACGACTTTGAGCCGGATGAGGAGCTCAACGACTACCACAACACCATCCGCTACGTGGACCACTTCGTGGCCAACGTGATGGCGCAGTACAAGGAGCTCGGCCTCTACGACGACACCCTCTTTGTGATCGTCGGCGACCACGGGGAGGGCTTTGGGGAACACGGCCGCCGCCAGCACGACAACGTGATCTACGAGGAGGGGCTGCACATCCCCATGATGCTCTACAGCCCGGCGCTCCCCGAGCTTGCGGGTCGAGTGCAACCCCCGGTCAGCCAGGTCGACCTTTTGCCCACCATCGCCTCGCTTCTCGGCTTTGATCTCGACGCCGACTACCCCGGCTTTGACCTTCGGGAGGCCCCGGTGGAGCGCTCCATCTTCTCGCATTGCTGGTACGAGCGCCGCTGCATGGCCAGCATCCGCGGCGACGACAAATACATCCACCACTTTGGCGCGCAGCCCGACGAGCGTTTTGACTTAGGCCGCGACCCTCTGGAGGCCACCTCCGTATTGACGCGCCATGACGATAACGCCGCGCGCGAGCGGGAGCTGCACACCTGGCGAGCCTCGGTCAACGCCTGGCATGAGCGGCACAGCCTGCAGCTTCTCGACGGCAAGATCCTCGACGCGATGCCCCCGGTGGAGCACGAGGTCAACGTGACCCTGGGTGAGTTTGCGCGCATCCGCGGCTACGCCCTCTCCACCGATGCGTTGCGCCCGGGGCGCAAGGCCACGATCACCTATGTATTTGAAGCCTTAAAGCCCATCCCCGAGGGCTGGCTGCTCTTTGTGCACGGTAACGGGCCCCATAAGACCAAAAACCTGGACCACGTCCCGGTCAACGGCCTCTACCCGCTGCACCGCTGGAAGCCCGGTCAGTTCATCGTCGACGAGCAGATCTTCCACGTGCCGCGCGACTGGCGCGATGGCGAGTTCAACCTGCGTCTCGGCATCTACCACCCCGAGGAGGGTCGTGTGGATGTGAGCGGTGATGTGCCGATCACCGATGATAAGCGGGCCACGCTCTTTACGGTGCCGGTGCGGCGCTGA